The sequence below is a genomic window from Hemitrygon akajei chromosome 2, sHemAka1.3, whole genome shotgun sequence.
ACAGACTAGCACCCATAATAGGATTTAACTAAAATTTCTGTTACCTGAAATGCGGATATTTGAAGGAATTTATCTTTGAAGGATTATTTCCTTGATATTATTTTGCAAGTATTCATGAAGTAGAGGCCATTTTTGTGAACAATGCTGACAGTTTCTGAAGTTGGGATTTAACCAAGATTTTTGACCTGTGATGCTTCAGTGGTACTGATTTTAACTCGACCAGAAGGTCTGTAGGACACCATCCTCCATTTACAGGACAGGCAATATGCACCCCTTGTGCATTGCTCTGTAAATGATGAACATCTCGCACTTGACCGTGCATGGCAAAGATTGTCAGCTATTTCGCTACTGATGTAGCGCCGTATGTCTTCCTGAGCGACTGTCTATTGTGAAGGGAGCAGGGGTATTTACTGTGCTTTCTGTTCTTTTTGCAGTCACCACAGGCAGGCACTAAAGAGAAAACTCTTTGTTGCTGGTTCTGTTCCTCAGGCCCAATATCCCTAAGTGCCAAAATCGAACGCAAGGGCTACACACCAGGTAAAAAAATCAGGAGCACTGAAAACTAATTTCATTCCTTGGTCTTAACAAATTAGTCACATGGCTGAGGTGGCATTTCAATTGGATTTATTCTGTATGGACAAGGGAGGAGGTGTGTAAAATGGCCACCTTATTCCCAATTTTGGTCAAATTGATCTTTCTTTAACTCCCCCTTACTGGAGATCAAAAGATCTATTTAGTTTGATTGAAGAGAGgatcagaccataagatagaaccagaattaggccattcggcccatcaagttggCTTGGCTGTCATCACTTAGCCTTTACCAAATTTATCAAGTAGGCCTCTAAGCATTTGTTTTCCAACCAAATTGGTTTTTGTCCATATCATACACCAGAAGGTGGCTGGTGGCGGGGAGTCATCCCTTTCAAAAAGGTCGGACAGATCATCCACAGTGCTATTAACCCAACAAAACTATTTATTTTCAAgtatttgtttttaattaaaaTGTTGACTTAAGATATTCCATCTCAGTTCTGCTATGAAAATAACAAAATGGGTGCAGGTTTCCATGGTTCATATTGGGGCTATGTTCCATTTTGATAGATGATGTTAATGcacaaatacactcagtggccactttattcggtacctcttgtacctaataaagtggtcactgagtctaaatttgtggttttctgctgctgtagcccatccacttcgaggttcaatgtgttgtgcattcagagatgcttttctacacaccactgttgtaacgcatggttaactcagttactgtcaccttcctgtcagcttgaaacagtctggccattctcctttgacctccctcattaacaaggagttttcactcacagaactgccactcactggatgtttttttttttcgtttctcgcaccattctctgtaaactctagagactgttgtgcatgaaaatcccaggagacaatgcagattctgagatactcaaaccaccccatttgtcaccaacgatcattccattgtcaaagtcacttagaacacatttctttcccatttggatgtttggtctgaacaacaactgaacctcttgaccatgtctgcatgcttctatgcattgaattgctgctacatgagtagctgattggatatttgcattaacatgcagaattatctaataaagtggctactgagtgtaatgATTAATTTAGAGCACTGCTTAAGTTCAGGGTGATGCATTAAAATGGCCTTTAAAATGATTGCCTGTAATGAGAGTGATGCATATTTGAGACAGGGTGCACAATATAATTTGTGTCACTTTGTCACTTTATGCAGGTGAATCAATTCACATATTTGCTGAGATTGAGAACTGTTCTTCCCGCATGGTAGTGCCAAAGGCAGCCATTTACCAAACACAGACTTTCTATGCCAAAGGGAAAGTGAAGGAAGTTAAACACCTTGTAGCCAACTTGCGAGGAGAGTCATTGTCATCCGGTAAAACAGAAAGTTGGAATGGAAAGCTACTGAAAATTCCACCGGTTTCACCGTCGATTGTAGACTGCAGTATAATTCACGTGGAATACTCACTCACGGTAGGTATTTCCGTATTTTCAAAATGAGGACTTGGTTGGAAAAACATTTCGTTGTTAACACTGGTCCTTTTGAAAAGGTGGTTTACTGTGTTATCGTTCTCCTGCTTCAATTTTCGCTCacctctttcttttctttttttccccctttcccaGTCTAGCTCCATTCAGTCTTTGGTTAAGTATATTTAGCTGTAGAAACCTCTCAGACAGGTGGCGATCCTTTGGCATCCAGTTCCACTCCTAATAGTGTGACTAGGTGTGAAACTGGCTGTCAAGGAAAGCCCAAGAAACTGTATGGGAGAAATTTTCATGCTCTTTCATATTTTTCCTAACCCCTTTTTTTTAGGTTTCCTGCTGTAAGCTTGAAGAATGCAAAATTCCCCTTTCCCCAGGTAACGTTTGTAAATGCAGGTGTTTGTAGACACTAAAATTCTTTTTAATGTTTTGtgtatatttcttccccatttaaaaaattattttctcCCTTCTCTAGATCAACCCACACAACATCCAGGCCGAGAGTGCGTGAAGGTGACTTGCTCCCAAGCCAATGCCGCTCTGTAACCGGCTGCCAGGAGGTGCGCGGGGTGACTTGCCCTGTTTTTCAAAACTGTTGagacatttttttttattattcttcTGGGGAGACAGTTAGCTTCCACCTATCCCTCCTGTGCTGGCCTGGTTGAGATTGGTAACTTACTGTCTTGGGAATAGTGTCATTTCATATTTTGGAAGAATTTGTCCTTTCTCTGGTAACTTGCCAGTGTAAAATTCTGCATTTTTTTCCCCTCAGTAGGTTAGTTTAACCATGGCCATTCCATGGTGTTACCATCACTTGTAACAAGTTTTTAAGAATGTAACCTCTGTTAATGTCCTTCTCCAAAAGTATGCGAGTGTAAGGATAACTGTGGTTTGCTACGTGAAATTTAGTAGTAACAACATCATTTTTATCATACACATCTGTTACTGTGTATTGAAGTCAAAATGTCCTTTCTGCAGAAGTCTGCAGCaattcaggaatgaaagtgttttgTAAAAGAAAACAGGCCTACAGTAAAACTCAAATCATTTGTGTTTCTCCTTCCTCTTCCTTAGTTGGCAATCTTAAACTGATGCTTTTTCAGCTCCCTGTGACTGATGTATGAATGAAAATTTAAATTGTTTAGTTCTGAGTGGATCGTGAAGTGAAAACACAACCCTAGAGGGTCAAAAACAATATCAAAATATCACCTACAGATGTCATGAGTTCTATATGGATAAAGATAGAGAGATAAAAACAATACCAAAATACCACTTGCAGAAGTCATGGATTCTATCCATCTAGAATATATATGGTATATTTTAGAGCTAGAGATTTATCCATCCTGGCTAAAATATTAGATGTTCTCAACCAACAGAATATTTTTTCTTcaacttaagcccatcacccctaccgGGGCACAGGCCACTGACAGAGTCCTTTGTCCTGGACCAGTCTTTCTCActgtgtagcccatcttcttggtgtctccctcttctcccagggatgaggttttTGAGCTTCtgctggcatttctgtagctctggggttTTACAGGATTGGGTTACCAGCCCCGTGCCAAACCTCCTCCTCttacagccgggcttgggactgtccacggCAGAGTTATATACATCCTGTGTAAAAGATTAGACAGTCTTAGCTAACAGAATAACTTGGGTGTTCCCATTCCTATTTGTCTGAAGGACTGTGGGGAAAGAGTCAGTCAGGATTCTTGTTCACTCATCAAACTGTCAGTTGCAGTGATGAGTACAGAAGAGTGTACTGCGAATGAATTCTGTGACAATCAGCTATCTAGGGCCCTGATAGTTATTTTGAGCCAGGTTTTGAAGGCTGTTGCTAACGTCACAACAATATCAGACAAAGTGTAATGCCATTCATATAGAATGGTGATAGGGGATGAATATTTGAGGAGAAATCATTATTTGCAACTTTTATTCCATTGGAAGATTCAAAAGAATGAAATGCACACACGGTGCAATCTTTCAGAGAGTGTGCAAAAGTGAATTGTTTTCAAATACTAACatgagatctgcagatgctggaaattcaaagcagcacgcacaaaatgctggaggtactcagcaggtcaggcaacgtatATAGggaggaacaaacagtcaatgttttgggtcaagacccttccttCATCAGAACCACGATGGGTCTCGACCTGAATTGTCAacagttcattcatttccacagatgctgcctgacctgctgagttcctccagcattttgtgtgtgttgctctgttttCAAATACTGACTTTTTTACTTTGAGACAAAGCCCAGGTTTTTGAGTAATTTATCTCTGCATTTCCGAAGAGAAATCTTGGCGTTTAACTTTGTCTTTTCAGTAGTGAAGCATTCTGGGGCAAATAGCACTGCCTTCGCTCACCGCTCAGTGGGCAGACAAGTTCTGCAGTGCGCTCTGAGCTGCGTAAATAAAGGAAGCTGGCACATTTTGACTGTAGCTCTACCGAGCTGAGCGGTTTCAGCTGGGCACTGGTGAAGGCACTCCCTTTGGGCTCGATGAACTCAAGATGGCGGCGCACCCAGTCGCAGTGGCCACTCCGGCTCCAACTTGACTTGCTTCCCGAATTCGGGGGATAACAGTTGCTTAACAAAAGAAACCTGATCAAGTTTCCTGTTCTACAGATTGCTATCCAGCGGCCTTGCTGGACGTGCATGTGTATGGAAATGCATTGGAAACTGTGTGTTAGTTGCACCCCGTAATGGAAAGGCACAACCACCCTTCATTATCCAGGTGTTCGCGTGAACAGTAGCCACATGGTGTGCTGCTGGTGGAACCATGCTCCAGAATAAGTTTCCACCTTCTGAAGAGAAGGAGTAAGGGAAGAGATTGGAATGAGGGGGGAGAATGTCTCAGCAATTAATACTTCAAATTTCTTTCTCCCTTAGGTCTACGTGGATATCCCCGGAGCAATGAACTTGACCTTGAACTTACCACTAGTTATTGGCACCATTCCCTTGCACCCTTTTGGTAGCCGGACGTCCAGCGTCAGTAGCCAATGCAGTATGAATCTGAACTGGTTGAGTCTCGCATTGCCTGAGAGACCTGAAGGTAGGAAGGAGCTTTAGAAAACCTAAATCCACTGAGGCATCTCCCACTTGTGCGACCAAAATGGAACAGCCACCTAGTATAGCAGTGAGCGAGAGCTACAGTCTTGCGTGGAGGTGTGtaggaacactactgacacaataaagtcactctcaggttggaggaacacctcatattatgtctgggtagcctccaacctgatggcatcaacatcatTTTCACCAGCTTCTGGGAACTACTCCCCCATCCTCTTCTCCTTTATTTTCATTCTAGCTCTCCTCTCACTCCTCctcttcccatcacctccctctagtacctcctcctccttccctccctcccatggtccactctcctctcctatcagattcctccttcttcagccctgtacctcctccacctatcacctgctagcttctcacttcatctccttcccccactcacctggtctcacctatcacctgccagcttctcacttcgtcCCTTCCCccattcacctggtctcacctatcacctgccagcttgtagtccttcacttcctccaccttctacctgttaggtaaattgaagggattaaaggcagataaatccccagggccagatggtctgcatcccagagtgcttaaggaagtagcccaagaaatagtggatgcattagtgataatttttcaaaactcctcagattctggattagttcctgaggattggagggtggctaatgtaaccgcactttttaaaaaaggagggagagagaaaccggggaattatagaccggttagtctgacatcggtggtggggaaaatgctagagtcggttatcaaagatgtgataacagcacatttggaaagaggtgaaatcatcggacaaagttagcatggatttgtgaaaggaaaatcatgtctgacgaatcttatagaattttttgaagatgtaactagtagagtggataggggagagccagtggatgtggtatatttagattttcaaaaggcttttgacaaggtcccacacaggagattagtgtgcaaacttacagcacacggtattgggggtatggtattgatgtggatagagaattggttggcagacaggaagcaaagagtgggagtaaacgggaccttttcagaatggcaggcagtgactagtggggtaccacaaggctcagtgctgggaccccagttgtttacaatatatattaatgatttagacgagggaattaaatgcagcatctccaagtttgtggatgacatgaagctgggcggcggtgttagctttgaggaggatgctaagaggatgcagggtgacttggataggttatgtgagtgggcaaattcatggcagatgcaatttaatgtggataaatgtgaggttatccactttggttgcaaaaacaggaaaacagattattatctgaatggtggccgattaggaaaaggggaggtgcaacgagacctgggtgtcattgtacaccagttattgaagttgggcatgcaggtacagcaggcggtgaaaaaggcaaatggtatgttggcattcatagcaaaaggatttgagtacaggagcagggaggttctactgcagttgtacaaggccttggtgagaccgcacctagagtattgtgtgcagttttggtcccctaatctgaggaaagacattcttgacatagaaggagtacaaagaaggttcaccagattgattcctgcgatggcaggactttcatatttatatatttgaggaagttagatatggcccttgtggctgaagggatcgggggtatggaaagaaagcagatacagggttctgagttggatgatcagccatgataatactgaatggcggtgcaggctcgaagggccgaatggcctactcctgcacctacttaaAATGTTTCTATGTTACCGAGCTGTgcctctaaatttaaaaaaaagtgttgcCACATTGCATGACTCTTTGCCGTGGGGTGTTTGGAGCATGCTGAGGGACTGTGGACAAGATCGATCACGTGAACAGACAGGCCCAAGGTCCTTTCGGTTCAAGTTAAGGTTAAGAGATAAAATTATGGTCACTAGAGTACAAAGGAAAAGCCAGCACACAATAGTTTGCAAAATTTCATATTTTCCTTGTATGACAGACACAACGTacctttttaatatttattttgtaattctcTAGTTGTAATACTTTCTGTTGGTTATGGTGCTTTTTTATTACATTGGTTATATTTACTTAATAAAATTCTAAAGCAGTaattccaaccttttttattccatggaccaataatattaagcaagaggtctgtgGATCTCTAAACAGGAACCATTGGTCGAAAGGAATTTTGGATTGTGTTGCTCTAAGCGTTGATGTGTTTTACTCTGTCCTGGTAACTTCAGGCAGAACTCAGACAACATATAAGGGAGAGAATctgctttaatatcactggcatatgttgtgaaatttgttgttatgcagcagcagtacattgtgatACACAATAATTTTAAACActataaatttcaataagaaattgtatatataaaagttaaattaagtaagtagtgcaaaaaggaacAAAAAAAGTGTTCAGATATCCAATGACAGGGGGAACAAGCTGTTCTCAAACGTTGATGTTTCCAGATGTATGGgtcggtagattaattggtcacatgggtgtgattGGGCAGCACTGCCTCTCTAGGCCGGAAGAACCTGTGa
It includes:
- the arrdc3a gene encoding arrestin domain-containing protein 3a isoform X3, which codes for MVVPKAAIYQTQTFYAKGKVKEVKHLVANLRGESLSSGKTESWNGKLLKIPPVSPSIVDCSIIHVEYSLTVYVDIPGAMNLTLNLPLVIGTIPLHPFGSRTSSVSSQCSMNLNWLSLALPERPEAPPSYAEIVSEQQRRNNLATTAVRDELERVFEGPLFAYIQEFRYQPPPVYSEIDPHPDQSNQNRETNMCCSTR